The sequence TTAACTGTAGTGACATTGCAACTTTGTTTGAGTTATGATGTCTTCACTTGCCTTAATCATCATTCATCAGCAACACAATCCTCTCTGATACTGAAGACCTTGACAGCCAGGAGGTTAATCCTTGATGCCTGGTACATGCAAGCAACCTAAATGGTGACCAGACAATAGCATGAGATAGCACTGGTGAGGATAGCTGGTAGAGCTAGGAGTGGTAGTACTCCTGGTACAAATTGCTCTTGGTAGTCCTAGCACGCATTATTGAGGCCCATTCTACATGCCTATAGACAAGTATCCAATATCCATCCATGGagacaaaaacaaacagtaGCCATTTTAAAGGTTTTTCCAACTGTGCCTCTACAATGTAGAGTCGCTGTATGTGGTGTACTAACTCTGGTCCTCACTTCCAAATCTTGTTTGGGTATGAAACTATCAAGTAAATGTGATTGCAAGTATTACTCATGGTAGAAATACTCTTTTACCATGAAACTTTAATGGAACTTTTGTTGATGGCATAAACAGTGTTTTCTCTTGTGACTGCCACCACCATGACTGCCTTCCTCTACAGCAAATCCTGATACCACCTTATCAGGTTTCTGCTTATCTAAGCACTGCCACCACTGCTTCTAACATATCCTGGTAATCTATAATCAGTACTGCCACCATTTTCCAAAGATCATGGCCATCTTAGATCGAATTTATAGAATTAGTGGTGGAGATTTCTGATTTGATAGTTCTTTCAACAGAAATGGATTACAGAACGAAAAGGAAATATTACATTTTATTGAAGTAGTTGCAGAGTACAATTCATATACAAAGAGAAGCCACAGAAACCAGGACTTCGGTGGGAAAAAAAACACCCGAAAACAAGTTGTCATTGGCAAGGGATGAACCAGCTGCCACCGCCAAAGCCTGCAAATCCGAGGCACCCCAGTACAGAACTGCCCAAAACAAACCACTCTTATGAGAGCGCAAATGAAAGAGAACACACTATGATCACAGAGGAGCACACGATAACCACGAACCAACACCGAAGGAGAGATTCGAGCACTGAAAGACTCTTAGAGAAAACACTTGAAACAATAAAGTTTTCAGCAGACTTCATAAGATCGGAACAAAGAAAGCTTAGTCAAGACACAAACCATCAAAGGAATGCAAGACATAAGCTAAAACACCGGGTATGTCACATCCAGCAAAGCACAAGGACCCAGGATGATATAGGAAATGGAGCGGCCACTAGTGGGAATCCGGACTAGAGCTTGGTAACTGTATTCTCAAGAAACCACGGCCATGAAAGGGGAGGCCTCCCATCAATGGGGGAAAACATTTACCACAAGCTTTCTGTCTGAAGAAAGcctgcaaaaaaaagaaaaaaaaaagaatggagaaGTCATCTGCCAAAGTTCCATGGAAGAAAACCAAGCAGCACCCACTGATGATGGGCCAAAAACTATGCTGAACGCTGCTCTACCCGTATCAACTAACTACATGAAATCTTATCCTTCTTCTATGTATAGACAAGCGGGAGTTCATCAACCTCCTGATCCAGTTCAATGCCTTTGATTACACTGATTTGATTCAGTCAATGAGCATCTGTTTTTCTCCCTGATTATGATAAGATATCACATCTCCACAAGCTCTCTACAAGCAGCTCAACTGTGCTGCTGCTAATTGAACTGCAGTTTTGGAGGTTCAATCCCACCAGGGTCCTGCCCATTTTCTTTAGGCAAGGCAAGATCTTGTTTGATACTTCAGAACATCCTGACAAGGATAGGACTTGAAGATTGAGCTGCTCTGTGCTTGACAGGATAGTAATGCCAGAATCAGTGACTGCACACTTTGACACATCTAGATCACTGAGAAACAGACAATTTTCAGTAATTGCTAGCAAGCTAGCATCAGTGATCTTTCTGCAACCATCCAGATTCAGCAATTCAAGGGTTCCACCATGTAGCCTAGCCAAGGCTGAAACTACTTCATCGGTCAAACTCAAGCAGCCACTGAGATTCACCTTAACAAGACCTGCCTCGCAACTCTCCAACAGTGGCAGAAGCCCAGCATCTGTAATTCCACAAAGCCCACTTAGGTCAACATGCTGAAGCTGAGGGCACAGCTTCCCTATCATAGCCATGCTGGCGCTGCCAAATCCTGGGCAATTTCTAATGGACAAATATCGAAGAGAACTGCAAGGAGAGGACGCTGACATTCTGAAAGCCATATCCTTAATTCCCATGCACTTCACAAGACTAAGAGCTTTCAACTTTGCTCCACAGTTCGAAAGTGCACCAACGATCCCCGACTGGCTAACCCTGTTACATTCCTCCAATTGCAGGCTCTCAAGAGATCCTGCAGCTTTGGCAAAAGCGACTAACCCGTTATCAGACACAAAGCAACATTTACGGAGGCACATTTGCTTCAGATTCATGGATCCCTTGGCAATAGCTTCAAGACTCACATCTGTTATTCCCCGGCATGAAGTAATTGTCAAAGACATTAATTTCTGCAAACCCTTAGCATTACCCATGACCCAAAAGCCCTTCTCACTAACATGCTGGAGACCACTGAGGGCAAGATTTGTAACAGCCTTCCCATAGTGCCCAATTACGGCAAGAGAGAAGTCCGTGATGTTCAAGGCCTGAAGCTTCACCCTTGTCAATGCAGAAGAAGCAGAAGATAATAGACTTGATACTCCATGATCCCCAACAAGAGGGCAGTCTTTAATAGAGATCGACTGCAACTTGGGGCAAAGCTTTCCGATGGTTTGCAATCCCTCGTTACCAATCTTAGAACAAGATTCAATATTTAAAGAACTCAAATTCGGGCAGTTCTCGGCCACTGCAATCAAACCTTTGTTGGAAATTGAAGGGCAGTTGGTAAGGTCAAGCTTCTCAAGCAAATGACATTCCTTGGCGATCTCAAATAGACCCTCATCACCAACAAAAGGAACGTTCCACAAGGAAAGAGCCCTCAGAGAAGGGCAACCACGGGCAATTGTTGATAGACCAAGGTTAGTAACCCCACGAACAGAATTGCTTCCCCGGATAAAAAGCTTGCCTAGCCCCCCTCGGCTGCTTGTCCCAACAGCAATAGCAGCAAGTCTCATATCTGTTGCTTTCTTTCCTTCCAAGGACCTGGTAAGGTACCCATCACTCTCAACTTCCCTGTTTTCTTCGCAAGACACCATCTCAACATCATTACGAACAGGAGCTACTGTTTCCTTTTTTTCGGCTGCGGCACTGCTATTGCAAAATTCATTCCTCCGGATACTGCTCAAAAGCATAAGCCATTTCTTGGAGACACAGGCACATGAACTCCTCTCTTTGCCTTCAGGAACGCGTCTGAAGATCTCAAAAAGGCATTCATCTGGAAGAACTTCAATTGATGGTCGCTTATTCTGTTCAAACCCAGATGATCCAAAGAGAAA is a genomic window of Populus alba chromosome 18, ASM523922v2, whole genome shotgun sequence containing:
- the LOC118052120 gene encoding EIN3-binding F-box protein 1, whose translation is MPALVNYSGDDEIYSGGSFYANSSDLGRLYSIGSLVDVYSPACKRARISAPFLFGSSGFEQNKRPSIEVLPDECLFEIFRRVPEGKERSSCACVSKKWLMLLSSIRRNEFCNSSAAAEKKETVAPVRNDVEMVSCEENREVESDGYLTRSLEGKKATDMRLAAIAVGTSSRGGLGKLFIRGSNSVRGVTNLGLSTIARGCPSLRALSLWNVPFVGDEGLFEIAKECHLLEKLDLTNCPSISNKGLIAVAENCPNLSSLNIESCSKIGNEGLQTIGKLCPKLQSISIKDCPLVGDHGVSSLLSSASSALTRVKLQALNITDFSLAVIGHYGKAVTNLALSGLQHVSEKGFWVMGNAKGLQKLMSLTITSCRGITDVSLEAIAKGSMNLKQMCLRKCCFVSDNGLVAFAKAAGSLESLQLEECNRVSQSGIVGALSNCGAKLKALSLVKCMGIKDMAFRMSASSPCSSLRYLSIRNCPGFGSASMAMIGKLCPQLQHVDLSGLCGITDAGLLPLLESCEAGLVKVNLSGCLSLTDEVVSALARLHGGTLELLNLDGCRKITDASLLAITENCLFLSDLDVSKCAVTDSGITILSSTEQLNLQVLSLSGCSEVSNKILPCLKKMGRTLVGLNLQNCSSISSSTVELLVESLWRCDILS